Below is a window of Dictyostelium discoideum AX4 chromosome 1 chromosome, whole genome shotgun sequence DNA.
tattttaataaactaaggaaaaaaaaaaaaaaaaaatcaaaagatttaaaaaaaaaaaaaaaaattaaaagtatatacaaatgaatttgatttttattttattttattttatttaaatattcatacaaataataaaaaacaaaaaaaaaaaaaaaaaaacaaaagaaaaaaaaaattaaaagccAATTTCATAAattatgaaatttttaaattagtcgttgatttttttttttaaaaatttggggggaaaaaaaaaaaaaaagataaaccaCACGCTCtaggttattattattattattggtaatgTATTATGTTTAGGCtattatataattcaatttgttaTCATCATGGTTGTGTTTATTCTTTCATcccccccccccccccccccAAACAGATTAGTTTCAAtggtttaaaaattgttgtatttatatttttttttttttttaatttttatttttatttttaattttaattatatagaGTGAGTGAGATatatattagtttttttttatttcttagacaaaaaattgattactttaatttttttttttttttttttttttttttcttttttttttttttttttttttttttcttatggagacatttcaattaaacatttaacaaaatctttttcatattgagaatttaataatagatCAGTTGTTAAAACTGTTGATCTTAAAAGACCAGGACTGAAAACCATAGCAACATTATCGATATCCATTTTTGAGTATTGAGCATAATGAGGTTGAGAGACATTCTTTAAGAAAGGTATTAAGAAATTGAGTACCTCTTTATTTTGATCTGGGATCAATGAGATGATACGTGAGACCTCCTCTTTGGAACGACTTTTAATGGCATCATTATAGAGTTCGGATGGAATGATTGGATGAACCAATTCTCTAAGCCAAAGTTTCAAAAGACCAGCCAATACATGAGGATCCTGAGTATCCAATGAGAAATCATGTTCATTAATTTGTTTCTTTAATCTATTCACCTCTGTACCACTACCAGTTATACGGAAAATACCCTCTGTATAGGGACCATTTAAGCTCATAATACTCTCTGTCAACAATTTAAGTATCAATGGATAAggtaatgatgatggtgataaagATTGAGCATCTCTTTGATTCTCCATAATTTGTGataatgtattattaaaaatattttgatttacaaTTGTGTTATCGGATGATGATTtctttgatgatgatgatgatgatgatgatgattttgatttcttttcttcctcttctttcttttttttatcttttttctcttgttcttcttttttctttttatcttttttctcttgttcttctttaccttttttctcttttttctctttcttttctgAATCTTCTTTCTCCTTTTTAATACGTTCACGTTCTCTACGTTCACGTTCTTCTTGATCACGTTTCTCTTTTAACTCTGCAGACTTTGAAGCTGATcctaaaattttatcatcaaAAAATGGTGTTGCAACTGGTGGTGATAAACCATGTTGTAAACGATTAACTAACATTGTATTTAAATCTTGTGATAACCTTTTATTTACAACTGAATTATCTATACTATTACGTTTTAATGGTGATATCGATacaattggtggtggtgttgttgattgttgttggttgttgtttgATGGTATATATGgaacaaaattattattatttatatttatatttggtggtggtggtagtattatattattattattattgtttatattatttatattatttgaattattttgattttgttgaggTTTTATAAATTGACCCATTTGTTTTGGATCTAATGATGCTGATCTTGTTGGtactggtggtggtggtggtttaaAATATCCTACTGAATTTTGTGATTGTAAACTTGGTGAGCCATTTGATGATGCACTATTAACAAATGATCCactgttgttattattattattgttattattaaaaaaagatggaGGTGGCGGTATGCCTCCGCTAGTACTTAAGtttaaactatttatattattattactattgttattactattattattattattagcacTTCCATCACTATTTCGTAATATTCTTGGAGGTAATGGAACACCACCACTTAGAtt
It encodes the following:
- the gacO gene encoding RhoGAP domain-containing protein, whose protein sequence is MSKLPPPPVQSSPQGFQLPSLHSVQLKPVRPPPQPTQQQLASNTSPREVGTSLSPQSPSNNINPSSSSSSPSSSIRQSPSSSPNVARKVPPTPTNNNGGPPTTTTTTTTTMPPPPAFIKKLSPSSSPILPKRIVSSPPLNGNTAPPPPPIVHLPPPPPTNLPPPPTLSPSSSTTTSPSSSSLNLSGGVPLPPRILRNSDGSANNNNNSNNNSNNNINSLNLSTSGGIPPPPSFFNNNNNNNNNSGSFVNSASSNGSPSLQSQNSVGYFKPPPPPVPTRSASLDPKQMGQFIKPQQNQNNSNNINNINNNNNNIILPPPPNININNNNFVPYIPSNNNQQQSTTPPPIVSISPLKRNSIDNSVVNKRLSQDLNTMLVNRLQHGLSPPVATPFFDDKILGSASKSAELKEKRDQEERERRERERIKKEKEDSEKKEKKEKKGKEEQEKKDKKKKEEQEKKDKKKKEEEEKKSKSSSSSSSSSKKSSSDNTIVNQNIFNNTLSQIMENQRDAQSLSPSSLPYPLILKLLTESIMSLNGPYTEGIFRITGSGTEVNRLKKQINEHDFSLDTQDPHVLAGLLKLWLRELVHPIIPSELYNDAIKSRSKEEVSRIISLIPDQNKEVLNFLIPFLKNVSQPHYAQYSKMDIDNVAMVFSPGLLRSTVLTTDLLLNSQYEKDFVKCLIEMSP